A part of Dreissena polymorpha isolate Duluth1 chromosome 13, UMN_Dpol_1.0, whole genome shotgun sequence genomic DNA contains:
- the LOC127856124 gene encoding 14-3-3 protein beta/alpha-like produces MSESRDDLIIKAKLAEQAERYDEMAECMKKVAASGPELKSEERNLLSVAYKNVVGSRRSSLRVISSIEEKEKDETKGATVKSYREKIEKELTEMCEVVIKLLDDVLLPNNNETDSKVFFLKMKGDYYRYLAEVGSRKDEVVNKSKIAYEEAYKVATENLQATNSIRLGLALNFSVFHYEIMNNSAEACRLAKTAFDDAIAELDNLDEHAYKDSTLIMQLLRDNLTLWTSENPEAEDD; encoded by the coding sequence ATGTCTGAAAGTCGAGATGACTTAATCATAAAGGCTAAATTGGCCGAACAGGCCGAAAGATACGATGAAATGGCCGAGTGTATGAAAAAGGTCGCCGCAAGCGGGCCTGAGCTGAAATCGGAGGAACGTAATTTATTGTCAGTTGCTTACAAAAACGTGGTCGGGTCGCGTCGCTCTTCGCTCCGTGTGATTTCCAGCATAGAGGAGAAGGAAAAGGATGAAACAAAGGGGGCTACCGTGAAGTCGTACAGGGAGAAAATCGAGAAAGAGTTGACGGAGATGTGCGAGGTAGTCATTAAACTGTTGGACGATGTGCTGTTACCGAACAACAATGAGACGGACAGTAAAGTGTTCTTCCTCAAAATGAAGGGCGACTACTACCGCTACCTCGCCGAGGTGGGTTCCAGGAAGGATGAAGTTGTCAACAAATCCAAGATCGCGTATGAGGAGGCGTACAAAGTGGCCACCGAAAATCTCCAGGCGACGAATTCAATACGCCTCGGTCTGGCATTGAATTTCAGTGTATTCCATTACGAGATCATGAACAACTCCGCGGAGGCATGTCGCCTGGCCAAGACGGCGTTCGATGACGCCATTGCAGAGTTAGATAATCTGGACGAACACGCCTATAAAGACAGTACCCTTATCATGCAGCTCCTTAGAGACAATCTTACGCTGTGGACCTCAGAAAATCCCGAAGCCGAGGACGACTAG